Genomic segment of Dehalogenimonas alkenigignens:
ACAGGCCATGCCGGCGCTCCTGGGCAGCGGCTTTGTCGCCGCGGCTCTCGTTTTCTCGATGCTGGCCACCGACTGGAACATCTCTACTGCCGAACCGGCCGAACCGACTACGCCGATACTGGCCAACCTGCTGTTTACCCCGGATAACTTCATGCTGCCGCTGGAGATGGCCGCGGTGCTGATGCTCACCGCCATAATCGGCGCCATCATTCTGGTGAGGGACAAGTGATGGAAGTCGGTCTGGACCACTATCTCATCCTTTCGGCGGTGCTCTTCGGTATCGGCTTATGGGGCGCGCTATCCAAAAAGAGCGCCGTGGTGATATTGATGTGCATCGAACTAATGCTCAACGCCGCGGCCATCGCCATGGTCGCCTTTTCCCGTTTCGTCGTGCCGGGACTCCTGACCGGGCAGGTATTCGCCATTTTCATCATCGTCGTGGCCGCCGCCGAGGCCACCGTAGCTCTGGCCATCATCATGTCCATCTACCGCTCCCGCGACACCATCGACGCCACCAAGATCGACCTGATGAAATGGTAACCATGGAGCGAATGACTTGATAACGCAACCGTTTGTTTGGGCGATCTTCCTGCTTCCGCTGGGCGCCTTCGCCTTGATTTCTCTGGTCGTCAAGCCGGTACTGAAGCTGCGGGCTGAGGTCTCCGGCTATATCGGTATCGGCGCCATCGGTCTTGCCATGGCCCTGGCGCTGTGGGCGCTTGCCGCCGTTCTGGGC
This window contains:
- the nuoK gene encoding NADH-quinone oxidoreductase subunit NuoK codes for the protein MEVGLDHYLILSAVLFGIGLWGALSKKSAVVILMCIELMLNAAAIAMVAFSRFVVPGLLTGQVFAIFIIVVAAAEATVALAIIMSIYRSRDTIDATKIDLMKW